The stretch of DNA TACTTTTAAAGCCATTCCAGATCAAAGCGTAGACAAAACAAATCTCCCAATTTTTAGATATGAAGTCACTGCTGATGTTACCGATTTAAATGGAGAAACCAGAAGTGCTACGACCACAGTTAATGTTGGGTATCATGCATTAACAGCAAATATGTATATTGCCAATTTTATAGATAAAGCCAAAAAAAACAATGCTCTTGAAATAGATACCAGAAACTTAAATGGCGAATTTATACCAGCTAAGGGAACCGTTAAAATTTATAAATTAAATGGGCCTAAAAAGGTTTTAAGACAAAGGCCTTGGAGCGCACCAGATTATCAAGAGTTTTCACAAGAAGCCTTTAATAAATTGTTTCCTCATGATGCTTATAATGATGAACATCAGGCTAGCAATTGGAAAAAAGGAGACCTTGTTTTTATGTCATCTTTTAACACAGAAAACACAAAAAATCTTAATCTTGGTAAAATTAAAAAGTGGGAATCTGGCGCCTATATTATCATTTTAGAAAGTAAGGATAAATTTGGACAATTGGTTAAAGATGAAATTAAAACGACTTTATATAGTCATGCAGATAAAACCATAGCAGATAAAAAATTATTCCACATTACTACAAACAAATCAAGTTATAAGACAGGTGAAAATGCCTTAATAACATTAGGATCTGCTGCCAGAAATTTAAATGTTACGGTTCAAATTGAAAAAGATCGTAAGGTTATAAAAACACATATCATTCAACTTAATAATAACAAAAAAACCATTTCTGTTCCTGTGAATAATGAAGACATTGGCGGTTTTGTAGTTAATTACAGTTTTGCAGCTTATAATAATTTTCAATCGGGTGCTTTAAGCATATCGGTACCCTATCCTAAAATGGATTTGAGTATTGAAACTACAACATTTAGAGATAAATTACAACCTGGAACCGATGAAACCTGGAGTTTTAAGATTAAAGGGCCACAAGGTGATAAAGTCAGTGCAGAGCTATTGGCAAGCATGTATGATGCTTCATTAGATCAATTTAAGTCACATACATGGCGTTCCAATCTTATTAATAGACCTATTTATTACTCTTATAATCAAAGTAATGCTCATCAGAGTTTTGGCACACGTCATTTTAGAGTTTACAATAAACAGTATACTAGAATACATTACTCAACTCAATATTATGATCAATTGAATTGGTTTGGGTTTTATTTTGGGAATAATAACTCAATAAGGTTTAAAGGAGTAAACACACTTAGTAGTCGTGTAGCCGGTGCTCCAATAATGTCAGATGAAATGGAAGTAGAAGAATCAGTGGCTTTTATGGAGGAAAGTGATAGCGCTAATCTGGATGAAGTTGTGGTTATGGATAAAGAGACCAAACTAAATGCAGGTGACGACCTTGATTTAAGGGAGGAGATTGTCGAAAAAAAATCAGAAAAACCAAACTTCGACAACATCAAAATCCGTAAAAACCTTCAGGAAACTGCCTTTTTCTTTCCGCAGCTGAAAACAGATTCAGAAGGTAACGTTAGTTTCAACTTCACAACTCCAGAAGCTTTAACCCAATGGAAGTTGCAATTATTAGCGCATACAAAAACCTTAGAAAGTACAACAACAACTTTAACAGCAGTTACTCAAAAAGAATTAATGGTGATACCTAACGCGCCTCGTTTCCTAAGAGAAGGTGATCATATTACGATTAGCACCAAAATTGCAAACCTTACCGAAAAGCAATTATCAGGACAAGCAAAATTAATATTAACAGACGCTATTTCCGGAGAAGACGTTTCCAATAAACTTATTCGTAAACAAGCTAATTCTCACCCTTCGGGGGAGCTAGAGGGGGCTTCTTTTACTGTCGACCCCAAAGGTAATACACAAGTATCATGGAGTTTATCGATTCCGGATGATGTGCAAGCAGTTCAATATAAAGTTATCGCCAAATCGGAAGACTTTAGTGATGGTGAACAAAATGCCTTACCTGTGCTATCAAATAGAATGTTAGTTACCGAAACACTTCCTATGTGGATTCGTAGTAATCAAACAAAAACATTTACGCTAGATAAACTAAAGAGTCATACCTCAACAACACTTAAAAACCATAAGTTGACTTTGGAAATGACTTCCAACCCTGCATGGTATGCGGTGCAGGCACTCCCCTATTTAATGGAGTATCCGTATGCATGTAACGAACAAACTTTTAGTCGTTATTATGCCAATGCTTTAGCGAGTCATATTGCGAATTCTAATCCACGAATTCAAGACGTTTTCAATCAATGGAAATCTCAAGATGCGCTTATTTCTAACTTAGAAAAAAATGAAGCATTAAAATCTATTCTCATTCAAGAAACACCATGGCTACGAGATGCACAAAGTGAAACGGAACAGAAAAAGCGTATGGCGCTACTTTTCGATCTAAACAAAATGAATAATGAGTTGCAATCGGCTATAAGAAAATTAGAAAATAATCAAATGAATTCCGGTGCCTGGGCATGGTTTGATGGTGGACGTGAAAACAAATACATTACACAACACATTATTACTGGTTTTGGTCACTTAAATAAGTTAGGTGTCACCGTGAGCGCAGTCGAAGGGTCTCATAATAAAATGATCTCAAAAGCCATCAAGTATCTCGATGCGCAATTTGTAAAAGAATACAAGGACCTTAGAAAATATAATGCTAAAGTAGATTTAAACAAAGATCATTTGAGCTACACACAGTTACATTATTTATATATGAGAAGCTTCTATCCAGACGTAAAAAAATCTAAAGAAGTTGATAAAATCACACAATACTACCAAACGCAAATTCAAAAGTACTGGTTAAGTCGACCTTTATATGCAAAAGGATTAATGGCTTTGGTGTCTCACAGAAATAATGATTCTAAAACAGCCAAAAAGATTCTAAAATCGTTAAAAGAAACGAGTATCACTTCGGAAGAGTTAGGTATGTATTGGAAGGCAAATACCAACTCATGGTATTGGTATCAAGCACCTATCGAAACACAAGCCCTTTTAATTGAAACTTTCTCAGAGATTGGTCATGTTATTCAGAGTGAAGTGAAGCATCTTGAAACCATCGATAACTTAAAAATCTGGTTACTTAAAAACAAACAAACTAATAGATGGAAAACCACCAAAGCAACTACTGATGCTGTATACGCCTTGTTACTTCAAGGAAGCGATTGGTTATCGGTCACCGAAATGGTTGATGTTGTTTTAGGTGGGCAAAAAATAACGCCTTCAAAATTAGAAAACGTAAAAGTAGAAGCTGGTACAGGTTATTATAAAACGTCTTGGAGTGCTTCTGAAATAAAACCCAAAATGGCAGAAGTAAAACTGACTAAAAAAGGAAAAGGTATTGCCTGGGGAAGTTTATATTGGCAATATTTTGAAGATTTAGATAAGATTACATCAGCAGAGACACCTCTAAAATTAAGGAAAAAATTGTTTTTGAAACAAAATACAGATACAGGTGAAACCATTTCTGAAATTACAAAAGACACCCATTTAAAAGTTGGAGATTTGGTAAGAGTTCGTATTGAATTACGAAGTGATCGAAACATGGAATTCATTCATATGAAAGATATGCGAGCTTCAGGGTTAGAACCTGTTAATGTATTCTCGCAATACAAATGGCAAGATGGTTTGGGATATTACGAAAGTACAAAAGATGCCTCAACTAATTTCTTTTTTGATTATTTACCAAAAGGCGTTTATGTTTTTGAATACGATTTAAGAGTTAATAATGCAGGTAATATGAGTAATGGTATTACAACGATACAAAGCATGTATGCACCAGAATTTAGTAGTCATAGTGAAGGCACTCGTTTGTTAGTTAAGTAAAACTGTTTCGACAAAGCGGATGGCAGATTAATTTTTAATTTGCTATCTTTCAGTTTAATAACTAATAAACACATTATTATGAATTCAAAAGTTTTTATGGTCGTGAGAACACTTCTCGGGATTTTCGTTTTGTTTTTTGGACTTAATAAGTTCTTTCATTTTATGGATATGGGAGATATGTCTGCTGAGGCTGGGGCCTATTTCGGAGCATTATCTTCTGTTAAATTAATTACAATAGTAGCCATTGTAGAAATTGTTGCAGGATTAGCATTAATCTTTAACAAATTTGGAGCTTTATTGGCTCTTATTTTAATGAGTGTATCAGTCAATGCCGTATTATTTCATGCTATGTTAGAACCAGGAAGTATCGCGGGCGCTTTAATTTTACTAGTTTTAAATATTATTGTGCTTTATGGCTATAAAGACAAATATAAAGATTTACTGAGTTGATAACATATTTATGAGACTGAAAAGTAATCTATTTTGTCATTCAGAGCGTAGCGAAGAATCTTATTTTTTGTGAATCACCACATTATATTTTTAAGAGATTCTTCTTTGCATTCTGAATGACACTTTTAATACAGTCTCTTTATTTTCTTAACTTTACTCAAATTTTATGATTTGTTTAAACCTTTGGAAAAGCAAAAATTAAATAGCCCCAAAACGACCATAGCATTTTTATTTTTTATAATGCTTTTAGGCTGTGCTTCTAAACAGGGGCTATCTACAAATACAGACAAAATTGAAAAAACGCCTAAGATCATTTTTCTAAATTATACTATTAAAAAAACATCTGATGGGAAAAAGACTATTCGTTATATAAATAAAAAAGTAACCGAAGGAAAACTTAAAAATCATACTAAAAACTCCAAAGAGGAACCAGTTACTGGTGATTTAATGTGTTATCAGCTTGATAAAAAGTCAAATATCTTACATAGCACTATTATAAAAAATCCGTTTACTAAAACTTTTGAGTTCGTAGATGAATCCAAATCGTTTCAAATGAAAAAGATTGATTTGGATAGCTCACGATTTTCTTTAAGGCTACAACTAAAGCCCAATACAAAATACATTAGTATACATAATATTAGTAATTCTAAAAATAAAACAATCCCTCTAATTAAAACTAAACTTAACTAACCATGAGGTATTTTTTAATTTTCATAATATTTCTTTTTAGTACCTGTTTTATCTCGGCTCAAATTTTTGATGTGGAAACAATTAAATCTTCTGGAGATAATGACAAAAGAATAAATTTAGTTATCTTAAGTGAAGGCTATCAAACCAGTGAATTAGATCAATTTATTACAGATGTTACTAGTCTTTCGGACGACATGTTTAGTCAATCACCTTTTTTAGAATATGCGGATTACTTTAATGTATACGCTATAAAAGTACCATCAAATGAAAGTGGAGCCGATCACCCTGCAACTGCTACAGATGTTACAGAACCTGCAACTCCAATGACCACAAAAGATACTTATTTCAATGCTACTTTTGATGCCTTTAATTATCACAGACTCTTATATTACGGAATTGATTATGCAGATGCTGCTACTGCGGAGGCAAAAATACATTCTGTTTTATCTGACAATTTCCCTACATACGATCAAGCTTTAATTTTAGTTAACACTAATGTATATGGAGGCTCGGGTGGTGAATTTCCAATGGCTTCAACTTCAGCAAATGATATTGCCATACATGAATTAGGACATTCTTTGTTCGATTTAAAAGATGAATATTATCCAGGAGACGCATTAGCAGCCGAAGCCATAAATATGACTCAAGAAACTGATCCAACATTGGTAAAATGGAAAAATTGGATTGGACTTAATGGTATTGGGATTTACCCCTATGGTACCTCTGGTGTAGCATCCACTTGGAACAGACCTCATCAAAACTGTAAAATGAGATATCTGGGAGTTCCTTTCTGCTCTGTATGTAAAGAAGGCATGATAGAAAAGATACACAGTTTGGTGTCTCCAATTGATTCATATACACCCATTTCAAATACGGTCTCAAACCCAAGCTTTCCTCTTGATTTTCATCTAAACTTAATAAAACCTGCACCTGACCCTACAATACTTGAAAGCTCGTGGTCACTTAATGCTGATGATAATTTTGCCACAAATGTTGATGATGTAAGTATTTCTGAAAGCGATTTAAATGTAGGTTCAAATAATTTAACAGCAGTCATTACGGATAACACAACACTTTTAAGGATCGATAATCATGAAACCCTTCATGTGTATACAGTGACCTGGACTATAGATCATTCTTCCTTAGGAGTTAAGGATATTGAAAGTGAGATTAATAATTTAAGTATCGTTATGTATCCAAATCCTGCGAATACCATTGCAAACTTTAAAATTGAAAGTGAAAGAGGTACCAATTTAAAAGTTGATATTATGAGCTTAGACGGCAAAAAAGTAAAAACAGTACCTATGTCTAACCATGAAACACAACAGGTAGATATTAGTAATTTAAGTGAAGGTATTTATATGGCTAATTTCTATGCAAATAACATATTAGTTGCCAGTAAAAAATTAGTAAAACAATAAGTTATTGTTTAGGAGGGTATTCCAAGAACACTTTTTCTACTATAGCATTTAAGCGTTCCTCTCGCTCTCCCGGTATAGCGTTAGGGTTATAATTCGATTCGCTTACTGCTTGCCAAAATAATTGCTTTTTATTTTCATCTACAAAATCAATTATTATCTGACGGTTAACATTAGACTGGCCCACTGGTATACCTATTGAAATGCCTCCTCCAACATTGCGGCCTCCTCCACCTAAACCAACACCAACTGAGCTGCGTTGCGCTTCGCGATATTCACTACTTTTAATGTCGATGAAAAAATCTGGAGTGTCAGATAAACTAAACCCTTTTGCTGTCATTTTTATATCTATAGCATTTAACAGACGTTTGGTGTCTAATTCACTTAGCCCCGTATTCATATCACTATAATAATTGTAGGTTTTATAATTATCAAATTGAGTTGTCTTATCGTAATCGTAATTAACACGAACAGAAACACATCCCGTAATTAATAAAGCAAGTAAAATAATTTTAAAAGATTTCATAGCCATAATTTTTATTAAACTCAGGTTAAAGTTAATCAAAAATTATTCCATGAATTAAAGTTAAAAGCTTTGAACTTGATTTTAGTATCCCGACATTTGATGTATAAATTTTTTATCATGACATTCTGCTCTAAAAGTATCTTTTTAATATGTATTTTCTTTAGTGTCAATCTTTTTTCTCAAAGTAATCGTCCACAAGAACCGAAAGCCCCTTATGACTATACTTCGGAAGCTATTTATTTTACCAATTTTAAAGCCGACAGTATAAAGTTAGCAGGTACACTCACTTTACCAAAAAACATAAAAAAGCCAGTAGTTGCCATTTTAATAAGCGGATCTGGCCCACAAGACAGAAATGAAGAACTAGTAAATCATAAGCCTTTTTTAGTGATAGCTGATTACCTAACAAACCATGGTGTTGCTGTTTTGCGGTATGATGATAGAGGGACTGCTGAATCTGAAGGAAATTTTAAAAACGCCACAACTTTTGATTTTGCTACCGATGTTGAAGCTGCTATCGCTTATTTAAAAACAAGGAATGATATTGATACTTCAAAAATAGGTTTGATTGGACATAGTGAGGGTGGACTTATTGCTCCTATGGTAGCTTCAAGAAATAAAGATGTTGCCTTTACCGTATTACTTGCAGGCACTGGTGTAAATGGTGCAAAAGTTTTAGAAACCCAATCTAGACGAGCCGCAGAATTAGCAGGTGCTAATAGTGCTGTTCTGGATGAAAATGAAAAATTATCAAAGATTATTTACGCTATTTTAAGAACGCATTCTGATGTAGAAATTATTAAAACAAAAATCACAAATGAACTTAATGATTTTAAAATGAAAAACCCTACATCTATACTTGCTCCAGCCATTACTCCAGCTTTGATTAAACAACAATTCAACATTTTAAAATCTAAATGGCTTCTCACTTTTATTAGAATAGATCCAAAAGATTATTTAGAAAAAACGACATGCCCCGTATTAGCTTTAAATGGAAGTAAAGATTTTCAAGTATTACCAAAAATTAATTTAGAAGGCATTAAAAATGGGCTAGAAATTGCTGGAAATAAAGATATAACTATAAAGGAATTAGACGGATTAAACCATTTGTTTCAAACTGCCGAAACAGGAAGTATGCAAGAATATAGTGAAATTGAAGAAACCTTTTCCCCAACCGCCTTAAAAATTATAAAAGATTGGATTTTAGAACGATTTAAGTAATCTCATACCAATTATTAATTGAATTTACTCATTCAACATTTTCCACAAAATGTCTTTTAACTCGGTAATACCTTGCTGTGCCACTGATGAAATGAATAAGTATGGAATAGGAAGTTCGTTGTCCAATTCTTTTTTAAGTTCTGCCTTCAATTCAGTATCGAGCATATCACATTTCGATATGGCTATGAGGCGTTCTTTATCAAGCATTTCCGGATTGTAACGACGAAGCTCATCTAACAAGACATCATATTGCTTTTTAATATCATCTGCATCTGCAGGAATTAAAAATAGCAAAATGGAATTACGTTCTATGTGACGTAAAAAATAATGACCTAGGCCTTTTCCTTCGGCAGCACCTTCTATAATTCCAGGAATATCTGCCATTACGAAGGTTTGAAAATCGCGATACTCTACGATCCCTAAATTAGGTTTCAACGTTGTAAACTCATAATCTGCAATTTTTGGTTTGGCAGAAGTGACTACTGATAACAACGTAGATTTCCCCGCGTTTGGGAATCCTACCAAACCAACGTCAGCAAGTACTTTTAATTCCAACGTAACATACTTCTCTTCCAAGGGAAGTCCAGGCTGTGCATATCTTGGTGTTTGATTGGTCGACGACTTAAAATGCCAGTTGCCTAGTCCGCCTTTTCCGCCTTCTGCAATAATTCTTTCTTCACCTTCTTCAGTGATCTCTAAAAGAATGTCATCAGTTTCAGTATCTCTAACAACCGTTCCTAATGGAACATCTAAATATACATCTTCACCATCAGCCCCAGAACTCCTGCTTTTACTACCATTTCCACCATGACCAGCACGAATGTGTTTTTTAAATTTTAAATGAAGAAGTGTCCAAAGATTAGAATTACCTCGAAGAATCACATGACCGCCACGACCACCATCACCACCATCTGGTCCACCTTTCGTAATATACTTCTCGCGATGTAAATGCACAGAACCTTTACCTCCGCTGCCAGAAGCGACATACATTTTTACATAATCAACAAAATTTCCTTCAGTCATTCTTACTGTTTATTTGTTCTTTGTTAAGTTGTTTAGTTGACCTGTTTTTAAACAACTAAACGAATAAACACATCAACTTAGAGGTTATCTATAACACCGCTCAATCTTGCTGTAATATCTTCAATACTACCAACACCATCAACGCCAAAATATTTGTCTTGTGCCGAATAGAAATCCTTTAAAATAGCTGTTTTATTATAATACTCTGTTATTCTATTTCTAATAATAGATTCATCAGCATCATCAGCCCTTCCACTAGTCTTACCACGTGACAGTAAACGCTCAACCAAAATTTCGTCATCAACCTCTAAAGCAATCATAGCATTTATTTGAGAATCTTTGCTATCCATTAACTTATCTAAAGCGTCTGCTTGTGCATTAGTACGCGGAAAGCCATCAAAAATAAAACCATTAGCAGCTGCATTTTTCTCAACCTCAGCATTTAACATATCAATAGTTACTTGATCTGGAACCAACTCCCCTTTATCCATGTAGGATTTAGCTAACATACCTAAAGCCGTTTCGTTTTTAATATTGTATCTAAAAACATCGCCCGTAGAAATGTGTACTAAATTATACTTCTCTTTTAAAAAATCTGCTTGTGTTCCTTTTCCAGCACCTGGAGGGCCAAATAGCACTAAGTTTGTCATATGTTGCGTTTCTTTTATTTGATATATTTCTGGTATATTTCTTCCTAATCCATTATAATCTAAGCCGAAGCCAACTATAAATTTATTAGGAATCTCAATACCAACATAATGTAGTTTAAAATCTTTTTTATAGGCCTCTGGCTTGTAAAAGAGTGTCGCTATTTTGAGCGATTTCACTTTTTCATTTCTAAAAATCCTATGAACTTCGGTCAAGGTGTTTCCTGTATCAATAATATCTTCCAAAATAATAACAGTACGCCCTGTTAAATCTTGAGTTAACCCAATAAGTCTTTGAATATCCTCGGTTGATTTAACACCTTCATAAGATGCTAATTTTATAAAAGTGACTTCGCATGGTTTTGGGTACTTTTTTACAAAATCACTCACAACCATAAACGATCCATTTAAAATACCAACAAATACAGGGATTTCGTCTCCTACATCTTCTGCTATTTCTATCGCTAAACGTTGTAGAACATCATCAATTTTTTTAGCAGAAATAAATGGTTTAAAATATTTGTCGTGTAGCTTTATCACGGTTATCAATTTTTGAAGGAGCAAAGATAATCATTAGATTACAAATAACGATTTTTTGATTTATGATTTAGGCACTAATTAATATTTAAGTGTATTTTTGCGTATCCTTATTCAATTTTAGTAAAAAAGAAATCAATGAACTACTTTTCTTCGAATTTTAAACTTGGTATTCTTGGAGGTGGTCAGTTAGGCAAAATGCTGCTTAACGATACCAGGAAATTTGATGTTTATACTTGTGTTTTAGATGCTAGTCATGAGGCTCCTTGTAAAATTGCGAGTAATGAGTTTCATTTGGGTGATTTAATGAACTATGATACCGTTTATAATTTTGGAAAACAAGTTGATGTACTAACTATTGAAATTGAAAATGTAAATGTCGATGCTTTAGAAGCGCTTGAAAAAGAAGGTATCAAAGTATACCCTGCATCTAAAACATTACGAACTATTCAAAACAAAGCAACTCAGAAACTGTTTTATGTTGATAATAATTTACCAACAGCTCCTTTTTCACGTTTTGCTTATACTTCTGAAATTAAAGAAGCTATAGATCATGGTGGTTTGGCATTACCTTTTGTTTGGAAATGTGCGCAATTTGGATATGATGGTACTGGGGTGAAAATTGTAAAAACACTTCAAGACTTAGAGAGTTTACCAAACGTAGAGTGTATTGCTGAAACATTAGTACCTTTTAAAAATGAATTAGCAGTTATTGTGGTTAGAAATGCTTCAGGAGAAACAAAAAATTTTCCAGTAGTTGAAATGGAGTTTCACCCGGAAGCAAATCAAGTAGAGTATGTTATTTGCCCTGCTAGAATTTCAGACAAAGTTGCAAAAAAAGCTACAGACATAGCTTTAAAAACATCTAAAGCTTTTAACCATGTTGGATTGTTAGCTGTTGAAATGTTCCAAACCCAAAACGACGATATTTTAATAAACGAAGTGGCGCCAAGGCCACATAACTCTGGACATCAAACTATTGAAGCCAGTTATACTTCACAGTTTGAACAACATCTAAGAGCCATTTTAGATTTACCTTTAGGAAGAACCGACAATAAAGTTGGTGGTGTTATGGTAAATTTGGTTGGTGCTGAAGGTTATACAGGTAATGTTGTTTATGAAAATATTGAAACCATTATGAAAATGGATGGCGTAACACCTCACATTTATGGTAAAAAACAAACACGTCCGTTTAGAAAAATGGGGCATGTTACCATTGTTAATGAAGATTTAAATGAGGCACGAAAAATAGCCGAAGACGTTAAAAAGTCAATTAAAGTTATAAGTGAAGTGGTTTAAACTTTTTTGATTGAAGCGAAAAATAGTAATTTTATTTCCAAATGAAGGCATTTTAGAACTGCATAGCATCGCTAAGGAGTAATAAAAAGACAAAATGTGGGAGTAAAAGGACATTTTGTAGCCAATTATAAAAAGTTTAAACCACTTCAGAGAATAATGTCTCCCCGAGCGCAGTCGAGGGGACTTTTAAATATTTTAAGTTTTGATACTTAGGTCTCGACTGCGCTCGACCTGGCATAAAATAAAAGTTTATGAAAAAAGTAGGAGTAATCATGGGAAGTAAGAGTGATCTTCCAGTCATGCAAGACGCTATTGATATTTTAAAAGGTTTTGATATTGAAGTAGAAGTAGATATCGTTTCGGCCCACAGAACCCCGGAAAAATTATTTGATTATGGAAAACACGCTCATACACGAGGATTTGCAGTTATCATTGCTGGTGCAGGTGGTGCAGCACATTTACCCGGAATGATTGCGTCACTATCACCGCTCCCGGTTATAGGTGTACCTGTAAAAAGTAGCAACTCAATTGATGGTTGGGATTCTGTTTTATCTATTTTACAAATGCCTGGTGGTGTTCCTGTTGCTACAGTTGCTCTTAATGGTGCAAAAAATGCAGGTATCCTAGCTGCACAAATTATAGGTACTAGCGACAACTGTGTTTTAGATAAAGTTTTAGTTTACAAAGAAGGCTTAAAACAAAAAGTAAACGAATCTGCTAAAGATTTAAAATAGAAAAAGGCCTCAAATTTAATTTGAGGCCTTTTAAACTATTAATGTATAATTCTTATGAGTTAGTCACTCTATATATCATTGACTGCAAAAATACAAAGAAATTTATTATGCATACATAACAAATTCATATTTTAACATATTTCTTAAAAATGACAAAAAACATATTAGTAAAACCTTTTGAAACTGCATATAATTCGGCTCCTTTTTCAAAAATCGATAATAATGATTTCCTACCTGCCTTTAAACAAGCTATTGCAAGTGCTAAATCTGAAATTGATACTATAGCTAAAAATGATGAAGTTCCTACTTTTAAAAACACCATTGAAGCTTTAGACTTTTCGGGTGAGCAATTAGGTAGAATTTCTAGCATATTTTTTAATTTGAATTCTGCCGAAACTAATGATACCATTCAAAGAATAGCACAAGAA from Flavivirga spongiicola encodes:
- a CDS encoding alpha-2-macroglobulin family protein gives rise to the protein MKNALSLLMIILFATFSNAQDNEYKELWAEVEQFEAKGLVQSALKAVENINKLAEKDSNASQLIKSMLFKSKFALVLEEDAQLKIIKDFKDGIEKNTFPTKNILESILANMYWQYFNQNRWKLYNRTKTAEKVDVEDFRTWDLQTLFNEIHVHYQNSLQNGLLLQLEPLSHYDEILNLQKGSRIYRPTLFDILSHNALQFYKTDETHITKPAYKFEIDHPDFLGNTGRFSKLKIASKDTTSLQLNALKIYQDLISFHLKDKKPFALADVNIQRLKFVNQHATFSDKESIILSALKTERDHLKTHEVSTLYDYEIATIYYQQGATYQPKTNEDNRWKLKDAIEICNKAILKFPKSNGAKKCTVLKQLIEQPTLQITAENFLPIQQNARLLIRYKNLNQLQFKIFKLTRNQLSKFNKIYREEEQLAFIKKLNPYKNWDNTLKNEGDYQTHTTEILVPKLNNGTYLIFASPKNDDETFAFSTVQVTNLALIETESTNDKTFQIINRNNGKPIEKAAVKFSYRKNYKDKEITETKTSNQFGEISLPKLDVNYNDLNIEIINNGEKAYFGDYYVSRYYKQQQKKVTYNAFLFTDRSIYRPGQTVYFKAIAFKTKESKPEVLVSEKVYAILYNANGEEVKLLKFKTNEFGSVSGEFILPNNGLNGQYYIEFGTESGHNKSGTTYFSVEEYKRPKFETSFNPVTETFKVNDSVTIKGHALAYAGSHITNAKVVYRVHRKVEYPRWCYWYYPWFNSEPQEITHGEGMTNGKGVFEITFKAIPDQSVDKTNLPIFRYEVTADVTDLNGETRSATTTVNVGYHALTANMYIANFIDKAKKNNALEIDTRNLNGEFIPAKGTVKIYKLNGPKKVLRQRPWSAPDYQEFSQEAFNKLFPHDAYNDEHQASNWKKGDLVFMSSFNTENTKNLNLGKIKKWESGAYIIILESKDKFGQLVKDEIKTTLYSHADKTIADKKLFHITTNKSSYKTGENALITLGSAARNLNVTVQIEKDRKVIKTHIIQLNNNKKTISVPVNNEDIGGFVVNYSFAAYNNFQSGALSISVPYPKMDLSIETTTFRDKLQPGTDETWSFKIKGPQGDKVSAELLASMYDASLDQFKSHTWRSNLINRPIYYSYNQSNAHQSFGTRHFRVYNKQYTRIHYSTQYYDQLNWFGFYFGNNNSIRFKGVNTLSSRVAGAPIMSDEMEVEESVAFMEESDSANLDEVVVMDKETKLNAGDDLDLREEIVEKKSEKPNFDNIKIRKNLQETAFFFPQLKTDSEGNVSFNFTTPEALTQWKLQLLAHTKTLESTTTTLTAVTQKELMVIPNAPRFLREGDHITISTKIANLTEKQLSGQAKLILTDAISGEDVSNKLIRKQANSHPSGELEGASFTVDPKGNTQVSWSLSIPDDVQAVQYKVIAKSEDFSDGEQNALPVLSNRMLVTETLPMWIRSNQTKTFTLDKLKSHTSTTLKNHKLTLEMTSNPAWYAVQALPYLMEYPYACNEQTFSRYYANALASHIANSNPRIQDVFNQWKSQDALISNLEKNEALKSILIQETPWLRDAQSETEQKKRMALLFDLNKMNNELQSAIRKLENNQMNSGAWAWFDGGRENKYITQHIITGFGHLNKLGVTVSAVEGSHNKMISKAIKYLDAQFVKEYKDLRKYNAKVDLNKDHLSYTQLHYLYMRSFYPDVKKSKEVDKITQYYQTQIQKYWLSRPLYAKGLMALVSHRNNDSKTAKKILKSLKETSITSEELGMYWKANTNSWYWYQAPIETQALLIETFSEIGHVIQSEVKHLETIDNLKIWLLKNKQTNRWKTTKATTDAVYALLLQGSDWLSVTEMVDVVLGGQKITPSKLENVKVEAGTGYYKTSWSASEIKPKMAEVKLTKKGKGIAWGSLYWQYFEDLDKITSAETPLKLRKKLFLKQNTDTGETISEITKDTHLKVGDLVRVRIELRSDRNMEFIHMKDMRASGLEPVNVFSQYKWQDGLGYYESTKDASTNFFFDYLPKGVYVFEYDLRVNNAGNMSNGITTIQSMYAPEFSSHSEGTRLLVK
- a CDS encoding DoxX family membrane protein, which gives rise to MNSKVFMVVRTLLGIFVLFFGLNKFFHFMDMGDMSAEAGAYFGALSSVKLITIVAIVEIVAGLALIFNKFGALLALILMSVSVNAVLFHAMLEPGSIAGALILLVLNIIVLYGYKDKYKDLLS
- a CDS encoding T9SS type A sorting domain-containing protein; amino-acid sequence: METIKSSGDNDKRINLVILSEGYQTSELDQFITDVTSLSDDMFSQSPFLEYADYFNVYAIKVPSNESGADHPATATDVTEPATPMTTKDTYFNATFDAFNYHRLLYYGIDYADAATAEAKIHSVLSDNFPTYDQALILVNTNVYGGSGGEFPMASTSANDIAIHELGHSLFDLKDEYYPGDALAAEAINMTQETDPTLVKWKNWIGLNGIGIYPYGTSGVASTWNRPHQNCKMRYLGVPFCSVCKEGMIEKIHSLVSPIDSYTPISNTVSNPSFPLDFHLNLIKPAPDPTILESSWSLNADDNFATNVDDVSISESDLNVGSNNLTAVITDNTTLLRIDNHETLHVYTVTWTIDHSSLGVKDIESEINNLSIVMYPNPANTIANFKIESERGTNLKVDIMSLDGKKVKTVPMSNHETQQVDISNLSEGIYMANFYANNILVASKKLVKQ
- a CDS encoding DUF4136 domain-containing protein, whose amino-acid sequence is MKSFKIILLALLITGCVSVRVNYDYDKTTQFDNYKTYNYYSDMNTGLSELDTKRLLNAIDIKMTAKGFSLSDTPDFFIDIKSSEYREAQRSSVGVGLGGGGRNVGGGISIGIPVGQSNVNRQIIIDFVDENKKQLFWQAVSESNYNPNAIPGEREERLNAIVEKVFLEYPPKQ